Proteins from a genomic interval of Leifsonia shinshuensis:
- the pdxT gene encoding pyridoxal 5'-phosphate synthase glutaminase subunit PdxT: MAGNATPTPAATGPRVGVLALQGDFREHLAVLRGLGADAVPVRRAEELEDIDGLVIPGGESSVMDKLSRAFGVAEPLKAAIAAGLPVYGTCAGLIMLADAIVDGIAGQESLGGLDVAVRRNAFGSQVDSFETDLNIPQLGDEPVHAVFIRAPIVESVGEQATVLARVPDGRVVAVEQGDLLGTSFHPEITGDTRFHAYFLDKVRARVAARTAESVDAAV, from the coding sequence GTGGCTGGTAACGCGACCCCGACGCCGGCAGCGACCGGCCCGCGCGTCGGCGTCCTGGCCCTGCAGGGAGACTTCCGCGAGCACCTCGCGGTCCTGCGGGGCCTCGGCGCCGACGCCGTGCCCGTGCGCCGGGCGGAGGAGCTGGAGGACATCGACGGGCTCGTCATCCCGGGCGGCGAGTCCAGCGTCATGGACAAGCTGTCGCGCGCGTTCGGCGTCGCGGAGCCGCTGAAGGCCGCCATCGCCGCCGGGCTGCCGGTGTACGGCACCTGCGCCGGGCTGATCATGCTCGCGGACGCGATCGTGGACGGCATCGCAGGGCAAGAGAGTCTCGGCGGCCTGGACGTCGCCGTGCGCCGCAACGCGTTCGGCTCGCAAGTGGACTCGTTCGAGACCGACCTGAACATCCCGCAGCTCGGCGACGAGCCGGTGCACGCGGTGTTCATCCGCGCGCCGATCGTGGAGAGCGTGGGGGAGCAGGCGACCGTGCTCGCCCGCGTGCCGGACGGCCGCGTCGTCGCGGTCGAGCAGGGCGACCTGCTCGGGACGTCGTTCCACCCGGAGATCACCGGGGACACGCGGTTCCACGCGTACTTCCTGGACAAGGTGCGGGCACGCGTGGCCGCACGGACCGCGGAGAGCGTGGACGCGGCGGTCTGA
- the pdxY gene encoding pyridoxal kinase PdxY produces MRILSIQSAVAYGHVGNSAAVFPLQRIGVEVLPVYTVNFSNHTGYGAWRGPLIAPDDVRAVITGIEERGVLGSIDAVLSGYQGGEGIGDVIVDAVARVKAANPNAVYACDPVMGNAKSGCFVAPAIPELLRDRVVPVADIITPNQFELGYLTGTEPGDLESTLASVDAARAMGPRTVLVTSVERPDQPEDTIEMLAVDDAGAWIVQTPRLPLKANGSGDVTAALFTAHYVASGDAASALSKTVSSVYDLLANTLASGDRELRLVESQESYAHPREQFAVTQVR; encoded by the coding sequence ATGCGTATCCTTTCGATCCAGTCGGCCGTCGCCTACGGCCACGTGGGCAACTCCGCCGCCGTGTTCCCGCTCCAGCGCATCGGCGTGGAGGTCCTCCCCGTCTACACCGTGAACTTCTCGAACCACACCGGGTACGGCGCGTGGCGCGGGCCGCTGATCGCGCCGGACGACGTGCGCGCGGTGATCACGGGTATCGAGGAGCGCGGCGTGCTCGGCTCGATCGACGCGGTGCTCTCCGGCTATCAGGGCGGCGAGGGCATCGGCGACGTGATCGTGGACGCCGTCGCCCGGGTCAAGGCGGCCAACCCGAACGCCGTGTACGCCTGCGACCCGGTGATGGGCAACGCGAAGTCGGGCTGCTTCGTCGCGCCGGCGATCCCGGAGCTGCTGCGCGACCGTGTGGTGCCGGTGGCGGACATCATCACGCCGAACCAGTTCGAGCTCGGCTACCTGACCGGCACCGAGCCGGGCGACCTGGAGTCCACGCTCGCCTCCGTCGACGCGGCGCGCGCGATGGGCCCGCGCACCGTCCTGGTGACCAGCGTGGAGCGCCCGGACCAGCCGGAGGACACGATCGAGATGCTCGCCGTGGACGACGCGGGCGCCTGGATCGTGCAGACGCCGCGGCTGCCGCTGAAGGCGAACGGCTCCGGCGATGTCACGGCGGCGCTGTTCACCGCCCACTACGTCGCCTCGGGCGATGCGGCGTCGGCGCTGAGCAAGACGGTGTCGAGCGTGTACGACCTGCTCGCGAACACCCTCGCGTCGGGCGACCGCGAGCTCCGGCTCGTGGAGTCGCAGGAGTCCTACGCCCACCCGCGCGAGCAGTTCGCCGTCACGCAGGTGCGCTGA
- the ruvB gene encoding Holliday junction branch migration DNA helicase RuvB, with the protein MSDDLTAPELESESELAFEGALRPRTLSEFVGQAKVRGQLQLLLTAAKMQERTADHILLAGPPGLGKTTLAMIVAHESERPLRLSSGPAIQHAGDLAALLSSLTPGEVLFIDEIHRMARSAEEMLYLAMEDFRIDIMVGKGAGATSIPLDLAPFTLVGATTRSGLLPNPLRDRFGFTAHLEFYDEGELTQVLTRAATMLDFEIDREALAEIAGRCRGTPRIANRLLRRVRDYALVHGGRADVAAVQAALELYDVDPLGLDRLDRAVLHAILERFEGGPVGLNTLAVSVGEEAETIESVVEPFLVRIGLLSRTPRGRVATAAAWRHFGLAAPRPGGGQQGHSQQPSLMDDL; encoded by the coding sequence ATGAGCGACGACCTGACCGCGCCGGAGCTCGAGTCGGAGTCCGAGCTCGCCTTCGAGGGCGCACTACGGCCGCGGACCCTGTCCGAGTTCGTCGGGCAGGCGAAGGTCCGCGGCCAGCTCCAGCTGCTGCTGACCGCGGCGAAGATGCAGGAGCGCACCGCCGACCACATCCTCCTGGCCGGCCCGCCCGGGCTCGGCAAGACCACGCTCGCGATGATCGTCGCGCACGAGAGCGAGCGGCCGCTCCGGCTCTCCAGCGGCCCCGCCATCCAGCACGCGGGCGACCTCGCCGCCCTGCTGTCGTCGCTGACGCCGGGGGAGGTGCTGTTCATCGACGAGATCCACCGCATGGCGCGCTCGGCGGAGGAGATGCTCTACCTCGCGATGGAGGACTTCCGCATCGACATCATGGTCGGCAAGGGCGCGGGCGCCACCTCCATCCCGCTCGACCTGGCGCCGTTCACCCTCGTCGGCGCGACCACCCGCTCCGGGCTGCTGCCGAACCCGCTGCGCGACCGCTTCGGCTTCACCGCTCACCTCGAGTTCTACGACGAGGGCGAGCTGACCCAGGTGCTCACCCGCGCCGCGACGATGCTCGACTTCGAGATCGACCGCGAGGCCCTGGCGGAGATCGCCGGCCGCTGCCGGGGGACCCCGCGCATCGCCAACCGGCTGCTGCGCCGGGTGCGCGACTACGCGCTCGTCCACGGCGGCCGCGCCGACGTGGCCGCCGTCCAGGCCGCGCTGGAGCTCTACGACGTCGACCCGCTCGGACTCGACCGTCTCGACCGGGCCGTCCTGCACGCGATCCTGGAGCGCTTCGAGGGCGGCCCCGTCGGCCTCAACACCCTCGCGGTGTCGGTCGGCGAGGAGGCGGAGACCATCGAATCGGTGGTCGAGCCCTTCCTCGTGCGCATCGGCCTGCTCTCCCGCACCCCGCGCGGCCGGGTCGCCACGGCGGCCGCCTGGCGTCACTTCGGGCTGGCTGCCCCGCGACCTGGGGGCGGACAACAAGGGCACTCACAGCAACCGTCCCTGATGGATGACTTATAA
- the pdxS gene encoding pyridoxal 5'-phosphate synthase lyase subunit PdxS, translating to MTVNEQGTATGSSRVKRGLAEMLKGGVIMDVVTPEQARIAEDAGAVAVMALERVPADIRAQGGVARMSDPDLIEAIIAEVSIPVMAKARIGHFVEAQVLQALDVDYIDESEVLSPADYVNHIDKWQFTVPFVCGATNLGEALRRINEGAAMIRSKGEAGTGDVSEATKHIRKITSEINALKSMTRDELYVAAKDLQAPYELVAEIAETGKLPVVLFTAGGVATPADAAMMMQLGADGVFVGSGIFKSGNPEQRAAAIVKATTFYDDPQVIAEVSRGLGEAMVGINVSDLAAPHRLAERGW from the coding sequence ATGACAGTCAATGAACAGGGCACCGCCACGGGATCGAGCCGGGTCAAGCGCGGCCTCGCCGAGATGCTGAAGGGCGGCGTCATCATGGACGTCGTCACTCCCGAGCAGGCCCGCATCGCCGAGGACGCCGGCGCCGTCGCCGTCATGGCGCTTGAGCGCGTCCCCGCCGACATCCGCGCGCAGGGCGGCGTCGCCCGGATGAGCGACCCCGACCTGATCGAGGCGATCATCGCCGAGGTCTCCATCCCGGTCATGGCGAAGGCCCGCATCGGCCACTTCGTCGAGGCCCAGGTGCTGCAGGCGCTCGACGTCGACTACATCGACGAGTCCGAGGTGCTCTCGCCCGCCGACTACGTCAACCACATCGACAAGTGGCAGTTCACCGTCCCCTTCGTCTGCGGCGCCACCAACCTCGGTGAGGCCCTGCGCCGCATCAACGAGGGCGCTGCGATGATCCGCTCCAAGGGCGAGGCCGGCACCGGCGACGTCTCGGAGGCCACCAAGCACATCCGCAAGATCACCTCGGAGATCAACGCGCTGAAGTCGATGACCCGCGACGAGCTCTACGTCGCGGCCAAGGACCTCCAGGCCCCGTACGAGCTGGTGGCGGAGATCGCCGAGACCGGCAAGCTCCCCGTCGTGCTGTTCACCGCGGGCGGCGTGGCCACCCCCGCCGACGCGGCGATGATGATGCAGCTCGGCGCGGACGGCGTCTTCGTCGGCTCCGGCATCTTCAAGTCCGGCAACCCGGAGCAGCGCGCGGCCGCGATCGTCAAGGCGACGACGTTCTACGACGACCCGCAGGTCATCGCCGAGGTCTCCCGCGGCCTCGGCGAGGCGATGGTCGGCATCAACGTCTCCGACCTCGCCGCTCCGCACCGCCTCGCCGAGCGTGGCTGGTAA
- the secD gene encoding protein translocase subunit SecD, giving the protein MAKSTPVKKAWRSLTWLGVIVVVLLGTLTAGVLFSNATWLPKLALDLEGGTQIILSPQVENGQSVQQQQLDQAVSIIRQRIDASGVSEAQISTEGSRNIVVSLPGKPDQQTLDRVKASARLDFRPVLLTSGPTNQVVGADGKSTPAPSPAPGLQSTPSTKPTNGSDLAWVTPALQAEFNAFSCDANKNKDLSAAPTDKPLITCDDNNTVKYLLGPVEVKGQNISDASAGLMQSSQGVTTGQWAVNIVFDATGTKQFAAVTTRLNALQGAQNQFAIVLDGRVISAPTTNAVITDGKPQISGNFTEQSAKTLADQLKFGALPFSFKVQSQDDISATLGTSQLISGLIAGLIGLILVAIYTFFQYRLLGLVTIFSLVVAGTLTWLTISLMSWHYDYRLSLAGVAGLIVAIGFTADSFIVYFERIRDELRDGRSLESAVEAGWGRARRTIYASKATNLLAAVVLYVLAAANVRGFAFTLGLTTIIDVIVVLLFTHPTLQLLAKTRFFSSGHPLSGLDPEALGAVYRGAARFRAPKPELVGAGKAARSSGEAARRQTIAERKAAELASASTSSSSDRSSDGKDN; this is encoded by the coding sequence GTGGCAAAGTCGACTCCGGTCAAAAAGGCCTGGCGTTCGTTGACGTGGCTCGGTGTCATCGTGGTGGTCCTGCTCGGGACCCTCACGGCCGGCGTCCTCTTCAGCAACGCGACGTGGCTGCCCAAGCTGGCCCTCGACCTCGAGGGCGGCACCCAGATCATCCTCTCGCCGCAGGTCGAGAACGGTCAGTCGGTGCAGCAGCAGCAGCTCGACCAGGCTGTCTCGATCATCCGGCAGCGCATCGACGCGTCGGGTGTCTCCGAGGCGCAGATCTCCACCGAGGGCTCGCGGAACATCGTCGTGTCGCTGCCGGGCAAGCCGGACCAGCAGACGCTCGACCGCGTCAAGGCCAGCGCGCGACTGGACTTCCGTCCGGTCCTGCTGACCAGCGGCCCGACCAACCAGGTCGTGGGCGCCGACGGCAAGTCGACCCCGGCGCCGAGCCCGGCGCCCGGTCTGCAGTCCACGCCGTCGACCAAGCCGACGAACGGCAGCGACCTGGCCTGGGTGACGCCCGCGCTGCAGGCGGAGTTCAACGCCTTCTCGTGCGACGCGAACAAGAACAAGGACCTCAGCGCCGCCCCGACGGACAAGCCGCTGATCACCTGCGACGACAACAACACGGTCAAGTACCTGCTCGGCCCGGTCGAGGTCAAGGGTCAGAACATCTCCGACGCGAGCGCCGGTCTGATGCAGAGCTCGCAGGGCGTCACGACCGGCCAGTGGGCGGTCAACATCGTCTTCGACGCGACCGGCACCAAGCAGTTCGCGGCGGTCACCACCCGCCTGAACGCCCTGCAGGGCGCGCAGAACCAGTTCGCGATCGTCCTCGACGGCCGCGTCATCTCGGCGCCGACCACCAACGCGGTGATCACCGACGGCAAGCCGCAGATCTCCGGCAACTTCACCGAGCAGAGCGCCAAGACCCTCGCCGACCAGCTGAAGTTCGGCGCGCTGCCGTTCAGCTTCAAGGTGCAGAGCCAGGACGACATCTCGGCCACGCTCGGGACCTCGCAGCTCATCAGCGGTCTGATCGCGGGCCTGATCGGCCTGATCCTGGTCGCGATCTACACCTTCTTCCAGTACCGCCTGCTCGGCCTCGTCACGATCTTCTCGCTCGTCGTGGCCGGCACGCTGACCTGGCTCACCATCTCGCTGATGTCGTGGCACTACGACTACCGCCTGTCGCTCGCCGGCGTCGCCGGTCTGATCGTGGCGATCGGCTTCACAGCAGACTCGTTCATCGTCTACTTCGAGCGAATACGAGACGAGCTGCGCGACGGGCGCAGTCTCGAATCCGCCGTGGAGGCCGGCTGGGGCCGTGCGCGCCGCACGATCTACGCGTCCAAGGCGACCAACCTCCTCGCGGCCGTCGTGCTGTACGTGCTCGCCGCGGCCAACGTGCGCGGCTTCGCGTTCACGCTCGGTCTCACGACGATCATCGACGTGATCGTGGTGCTGCTGTTCACGCACCCGACGCTGCAGCTGCTGGCCAAGACCCGCTTCTTCAGCAGCGGCCACCCGCTCTCCGGCCTCGACCCCGAGGCGCTCGGCGCGGTGTACCGCGGCGCGGCGCGCTTCCGCGCCCCGAAGCCCGAGCTGGTGGGTGCAGGCAAGGCCGCCCGCAGCAGCGGCGAGGCCGCGCGCCGCCAGACGATCGCCGAGCGCAAGGCGGCCGAGCTCGCCTCCGCCTCGACCTCGTCGTCCTCCGATCGATCGTCCGACGGGAAGGACAACTGA
- a CDS encoding aminotransferase class I/II-fold pyridoxal phosphate-dependent enzyme, producing the protein MDEQVITGTTAAEIAASVRALHERGALRRGDALPPVRELAAQLQVNRNTAVAAYRLLAQAGVVVARGRAGTVIAGVEAVAQEGYAADSVLRDVGTGNPDPGRIPDLSSALARATGRPVLYGEPVIDPALEARALAWVRDDLPDPELRITVTNGAVDAVERLLAQALLRDDAVALEDPCFLASIHTVRHGGYRAVPVPVDAEGMTVDGLRAALDAGVRAIICTPRAQNPTGATLSPARAAALRALLADHPYVLVIEDDHFSMLSQRPYETLIGPGHRRFALVRSVSKFLGPDMCLAIAATDPETADRLAFRLSPGTTWVSHILQRLVLAQLTDGTVLREVADAGRHYASQNAAFAARLTERGLPAEAGDGLNLWVALPVEARIVAERLMRRGWLARTGDEFLLGAHPAPSHHLRLTVHDLTAEEAARLVDDLVEAAGRSAPRS; encoded by the coding sequence ATGGACGAACAGGTCATCACGGGCACGACGGCGGCGGAGATCGCGGCGAGCGTGCGCGCACTGCACGAGCGCGGGGCGCTGCGGCGCGGCGACGCCCTCCCCCCGGTTCGCGAGCTCGCGGCCCAGCTGCAGGTGAACCGCAACACCGCGGTGGCGGCCTACCGGCTGCTCGCGCAGGCGGGCGTCGTCGTCGCGCGCGGCCGGGCCGGCACGGTCATCGCGGGCGTGGAGGCGGTCGCGCAGGAGGGCTACGCGGCCGACAGCGTGCTCCGCGACGTCGGCACCGGCAACCCGGACCCGGGTCGCATTCCCGACCTCTCCTCCGCGCTCGCCCGGGCCACCGGCCGTCCCGTGCTCTACGGCGAGCCCGTGATCGATCCCGCGCTGGAAGCCAGGGCGCTCGCCTGGGTGCGGGATGACCTGCCCGACCCCGAGCTGCGGATCACGGTCACCAACGGCGCCGTCGACGCCGTCGAGCGGCTGCTGGCGCAGGCCCTGCTGCGTGACGACGCGGTCGCACTCGAGGACCCGTGCTTCCTCGCCAGCATCCACACCGTCCGGCACGGCGGCTACCGGGCGGTGCCGGTGCCGGTGGACGCCGAGGGGATGACGGTCGACGGCCTCCGGGCCGCGCTGGACGCCGGGGTGCGCGCGATCATCTGCACGCCACGGGCGCAGAACCCGACCGGTGCGACGCTCTCCCCCGCCCGTGCGGCCGCCCTGCGCGCGCTGCTGGCCGACCACCCGTACGTGCTCGTCATCGAGGACGACCACTTCTCCATGCTGTCGCAGCGCCCGTACGAGACGCTCATCGGCCCCGGTCACCGCCGCTTCGCGCTGGTCCGCTCGGTGTCGAAGTTCCTCGGCCCCGACATGTGCCTCGCGATCGCCGCGACGGACCCGGAGACCGCCGACCGGCTCGCGTTCCGGCTGAGCCCGGGCACCACCTGGGTCAGCCACATCCTGCAGCGGCTCGTGCTCGCCCAGCTCACGGACGGCACCGTGCTGCGGGAGGTCGCTGACGCCGGACGGCACTACGCGTCGCAGAACGCGGCATTCGCGGCCCGGCTCACCGAGCGCGGCCTCCCCGCCGAGGCCGGGGACGGCCTCAACCTGTGGGTGGCGCTCCCGGTCGAGGCCCGGATCGTCGCCGAGCGCTTGATGCGCCGCGGCTGGCTGGCGCGGACGGGCGACGAGTTCCTGCTGGGCGCGCATCCCGCACCCTCGCACCACCTGCGGCTGACGGTGCACGATCTCACCGCGGAGGAGGCGGCCCGGCTGGTCGACGACCTCGTGGAGGCGGCCGGGCGGTCGGCGCCCCGGTCCTGA
- the yajC gene encoding preprotein translocase subunit YajC, with protein sequence MDPLTIVMVVILAALVFFMFRNSRKRQKEQAETRSKMVPGAEVMTNFGLYGTLLSVDEDDNTAIIETSPGHVVKVHRQVLARVVEPKTPETDDTEVAGPELNQDHAIPAESSAPEFGERIDDAPKKPGAKSDD encoded by the coding sequence ATGGATCCGTTGACCATTGTGATGGTCGTCATTCTGGCGGCCCTCGTCTTCTTCATGTTCCGCAACAGCCGCAAGCGGCAGAAGGAGCAGGCGGAGACCCGTTCGAAGATGGTGCCTGGCGCCGAGGTCATGACCAACTTCGGCCTGTACGGCACCCTGCTGTCCGTCGACGAGGACGACAACACCGCCATCATCGAGACCAGCCCCGGCCACGTCGTGAAGGTGCACCGCCAGGTGCTCGCCCGCGTCGTGGAGCCGAAGACCCCCGAGACCGACGACACCGAGGTCGCGGGCCCGGAGCTCAACCAGGACCACGCCATCCCGGCCGAGTCCTCTGCTCCGGAGTTCGGCGAGCGGATCGACGACGCGCCGAAGAAGCCCGGCGCGAAGAGCGACGACTGA
- a CDS encoding YebC/PmpR family DNA-binding transcriptional regulator, with protein MSGHSKWATTKHKKAVIDARRAKSFAKLIKNIEVAAKTGGADLSGNPTLVDAVQKAKKTSVPNDNIDRAIKRGAGLTGESIEYTTIMYEGYGPGGVALMIECLTDNKNRAAAEVRTAMSRNGGTMADPGSVAYNFHRKGVIVVPHADGVDEDTVLTAVLDAGAEEVTDRGESFEVLTEATDLVAARTALQEAGIDYDSADAEFVATVNVEADAELARKVFRLIDALEDSDDVQNVYTNLDLTPEVQAQLEDDE; from the coding sequence GTGTCCGGGCATTCCAAGTGGGCAACGACCAAGCACAAGAAGGCGGTCATCGACGCCCGTCGCGCCAAGTCGTTCGCCAAGCTCATCAAGAACATCGAGGTCGCGGCGAAGACCGGCGGCGCCGACCTGTCCGGAAACCCGACCCTGGTCGACGCCGTCCAGAAGGCCAAGAAGACCTCGGTCCCCAACGACAACATCGATCGCGCGATCAAGCGCGGCGCCGGCCTCACCGGTGAGTCCATCGAGTACACGACCATCATGTACGAGGGCTACGGCCCGGGCGGCGTCGCCCTCATGATCGAGTGCCTCACCGACAACAAGAACCGCGCCGCCGCCGAGGTCCGCACCGCGATGTCGCGCAACGGCGGCACCATGGCCGACCCGGGCAGCGTCGCCTACAACTTCCACCGCAAGGGCGTCATCGTCGTCCCGCACGCCGACGGCGTGGACGAGGACACCGTCCTCACTGCCGTCCTCGACGCGGGCGCGGAGGAGGTCACCGACCGCGGCGAGAGCTTCGAGGTCCTGACCGAGGCCACCGACCTGGTCGCCGCGCGCACCGCGCTGCAGGAGGCCGGCATCGACTACGACTCCGCCGACGCCGAGTTCGTCGCGACGGTCAACGTGGAGGCCGACGCCGAGCTGGCGCGCAAGGTCTTCCGCCTCATCGACGCGCTGGAGGACTCGGACGACGTGCAGAACGTCTACACGAACCTCGACCTCACGCCCGAGGTGCAGGCGCAGCTCGAAGACGACGAGTAA
- a CDS encoding HIT family protein: MARLSLDDYADHGAEQGGGDVRAEGIRIDDPSHLAGVPDEFQRLWTPHRMVYIQHGQQPGKDDCPFCVAPSLSDEDALIVARGEHAYALLNLFPYNSGHLLVCPYRHIANYDEATPEEVAEIGSITQTAMRVIREVSHNDGFNIGMNQGVVAGAGIAAHLHQHIVPRWAQDANFFPIIAKTKALPQLLGEVREALATAWPKA; this comes from the coding sequence ATGGCCCGCCTGAGCCTGGACGACTACGCGGACCACGGCGCCGAGCAGGGCGGCGGGGACGTCCGTGCGGAGGGCATCCGCATCGACGACCCGTCGCACCTCGCCGGGGTGCCGGACGAGTTCCAGCGGCTGTGGACCCCGCACCGGATGGTCTACATCCAGCACGGGCAGCAGCCCGGCAAGGACGACTGCCCGTTCTGCGTGGCGCCGAGCCTGAGCGACGAGGACGCCCTGATCGTGGCGCGCGGCGAGCACGCCTACGCGCTGCTCAACCTGTTCCCGTACAACAGCGGCCACCTGCTGGTCTGCCCGTACCGCCACATCGCGAACTACGACGAGGCGACGCCGGAGGAGGTCGCCGAGATCGGGAGCATCACGCAGACCGCGATGCGCGTCATCCGCGAGGTCTCGCACAACGACGGCTTCAACATCGGGATGAACCAGGGCGTCGTCGCGGGCGCCGGGATCGCGGCGCACCTGCACCAGCACATCGTGCCGCGCTGGGCGCAGGACGCGAACTTCTTCCCGATCATCGCGAAGACGAAGGCGCTGCCGCAGCTCCTCGGCGAGGTGCGCGAGGCCCTCGCCACCGCCTGGCCGAAGGCCTAG
- the ruvA gene encoding Holliday junction branch migration protein RuvA, with product MISSLRGTVLSASGGTAVIEVGGVGFAVTLTPDHVLSLRVGDEAFVFTSLIVREDSLQLFGFADVEQLQVFELLNGVSGVGPKSAIGVLSVLSPDQVADAVAADDDAPFRKVSGIGPKTAKLIVVSLAGKLAAARRAPARAVAAKGARSTVPDSVIVALVGLGWPEKIAAEAVSDVVAETEEGARDSVQALLRLSLARLGPAGAGAASGAAR from the coding sequence GTGATCTCCTCCCTCCGCGGCACCGTCCTCTCTGCGAGCGGCGGCACCGCCGTGATCGAGGTCGGCGGCGTCGGCTTCGCCGTGACGCTCACCCCCGACCACGTGCTCTCGCTGCGCGTCGGCGACGAGGCGTTCGTGTTCACGTCGCTCATCGTCCGGGAGGACTCCCTCCAGCTCTTCGGCTTCGCCGACGTCGAGCAGCTCCAGGTCTTCGAGCTGCTGAACGGGGTGTCCGGCGTCGGCCCGAAGTCCGCGATCGGCGTGCTGTCGGTGCTCAGCCCGGACCAGGTCGCCGACGCGGTCGCGGCCGACGACGACGCGCCGTTCCGCAAGGTCTCCGGCATCGGTCCCAAGACCGCCAAGCTCATCGTCGTCTCGCTCGCCGGCAAGCTCGCCGCCGCCCGCCGCGCACCCGCGCGCGCCGTCGCGGCGAAGGGCGCGCGCTCCACCGTCCCCGACAGCGTGATCGTCGCCCTGGTCGGCCTCGGCTGGCCCGAGAAGATCGCCGCCGAGGCGGTGTCCGACGTCGTCGCCGAGACCGAGGAGGGCGCCCGCGACTCGGTCCAGGCCCTGCTGCGGCTCTCGCTCGCGCGCCTCGGCCCGGCCGGCGCCGGCGCAGCGAGCGGGGCGGCCCGATGA
- the ruvC gene encoding crossover junction endodeoxyribonuclease RuvC, with product MRVLGIDPGLTRCGVGVVDVRPDRKAALVEVTVIRTPADMPLEQRLLAVGSGIDALLDAHRPDVVAIERVFAQHNLRTVMGVAQVSGVALHAAARRGLRVALHTPSEVKAAITGYGSADKKQVQAMVARILGLAEAPKPADAADALAIAICHAWRGAPAADGGADAGTQAAQTPAQAAWLAAERSARTSAVPRRLAR from the coding sequence ATCCGGGTGCTCGGCATCGACCCGGGTCTGACGCGCTGCGGCGTCGGCGTCGTCGACGTCCGTCCCGACCGCAAGGCCGCCCTGGTGGAGGTCACAGTCATCCGCACGCCCGCCGACATGCCGCTGGAGCAGCGGCTGCTGGCGGTCGGCAGCGGGATCGACGCGTTGCTCGACGCCCACCGGCCGGACGTGGTGGCGATCGAGCGGGTCTTCGCGCAGCACAACCTCCGCACCGTCATGGGCGTCGCGCAGGTGAGCGGGGTGGCGCTGCACGCCGCCGCGCGCCGCGGCCTCCGGGTCGCCCTGCACACGCCGAGCGAGGTCAAGGCCGCGATCACCGGCTACGGCTCGGCGGACAAGAAGCAGGTGCAGGCGATGGTCGCGCGGATCCTCGGGCTGGCGGAGGCGCCGAAGCCGGCGGACGCGGCCGACGCGCTCGCGATCGCGATCTGCCACGCGTGGCGCGGCGCGCCCGCCGCCGACGGGGGAGCCGACGCCGGCACGCAGGCCGCCCAGACCCCGGCGCAGGCGGCGTGGCTCGCCGCCGAGCGCTCCGCCCGGACGTCGGCCGTTCCCCGTAGGCTGGCCCGGTGA